A window of the Proteus terrae subsp. cibarius genome harbors these coding sequences:
- a CDS encoding cold-shock protein, with protein sequence MNGIITKWFEDKGFGFIKDENGDNRYFHVIKVANPALIKTDANVTFEPTTNTKGLSAYAVKVIPDSKYVYIAGERVKLASIKSFRIYSEDVSADTHINKENTVLSVGTLMNSIRPKSADGANNMRTLRKLAIITMHGTEIIFTEDEIDIDETVKALKL encoded by the coding sequence ATGAACGGAATAATCACAAAGTGGTTTGAAGATAAAGGTTTTGGATTTATAAAAGATGAAAACGGTGATAACCGTTATTTTCACGTGATTAAAGTTGCCAACCCTGCTTTGATAAAGACAGATGCTAATGTTACGTTTGAACCGACCACCAATACCAAAGGCCTGTCTGCGTATGCGGTTAAAGTGATCCCTGATAGCAAATATGTTTATATTGCAGGTGAGCGAGTTAAACTGGCATCCATTAAATCATTTCGTATTTATAGTGAAGATGTGTCCGCAGATACGCATATCAATAAAGAAAACACCGTACTTTCTGTCGGTACGTTAATGAATAGTATCAGACCAAAATCAGCGGATGGTGCTAATAATATGCGTACATTGAGAAAGCTTGCGATCATTACGATGCACGGAACCGAGATAATTTTTACTGAAGATGAAATTGATATCGATGAAACAGTAAAAGCACTTAAGTTGTAA
- a CDS encoding DUF2058 domain-containing protein — translation MAKLTLQEQMLKAGLVTSKKMAKVQRTAKKSRVQAREAREAVEENKKAQLERDKLLSEQQKQATLSKEYKAQVKQLIEMNRITPAKGDIDFNFTDNNVIKNIVVDKLTQSQLISGRLAIARLDNADKTEYAIIPASVADKIIQRDVDCILLNNALSETEQDEDDPYADFKIPDDLMW, via the coding sequence ATGGCAAAACTTACCTTACAAGAGCAAATGTTAAAAGCAGGGCTTGTGACCAGTAAAAAAATGGCAAAAGTCCAAAGAACGGCAAAAAAATCACGAGTTCAAGCGCGAGAAGCAAGAGAGGCTGTAGAAGAAAATAAAAAAGCTCAACTTGAACGCGATAAACTGCTTAGTGAGCAACAAAAACAAGCCACTTTATCTAAAGAATATAAAGCGCAAGTTAAGCAACTTATTGAGATGAACAGAATTACGCCAGCAAAAGGCGATATTGATTTTAATTTTACTGATAATAATGTTATTAAAAATATCGTGGTGGATAAACTGACACAATCTCAATTGATCAGTGGGCGTCTTGCTATTGCTCGTCTGGATAATGCAGATAAAACGGAATACGCAATTATTCCAGCCAGTGTTGCGGATAAAATTATACAAAGAGACGTGGACTGTATCTTGTTAAATAACGCACTGAGCGAGACAGAACAAGATGAAGACGATCCTTATGCTGATTTTAAAATCCCAGATGATTTGATGTGGTAA
- the yajD gene encoding HNH nuclease YajD: MALIPKNYARLESGYREKALKIYPWVCGRCAREFVYSNLRELTVHHIDHDHTNNPEDGSNWELLCLFCHDHEHSKYTEADQYGTTVVAGEDAQDDVGAATYNPFADLKSMLNKKK; encoded by the coding sequence ATGGCTCTGATCCCAAAAAACTATGCACGGTTAGAAAGTGGCTACCGTGAAAAAGCACTGAAAATCTACCCATGGGTATGTGGGCGCTGTGCGCGTGAATTTGTCTATTCGAACTTACGTGAACTCACCGTTCATCATATTGATCACGACCATACCAATAACCCAGAGGATGGCAGTAACTGGGAGTTATTGTGTCTGTTTTGCCATGATCATGAACACTCTAAATACACAGAAGCAGACCAATACGGCACAACGGTTGTTGCCGGTGAAGATGCACAAGATGATGTCGGTGCAGCCACTTATAATCCTTTTGCTGATTTAAAGTCGATGCTCAATAAGAAAAAATAG
- a CDS encoding YibL family ribosome-associated protein: MKENEKAKIKLLSDRLDFIRHKMASLSLSDEAEKYAEFEKEKTELETEIARLKAVRNNKLSKEAQKLESMPFKRLITKKEQADIGKLKKAVRGLIIVHPMTALGREMELEGMTGFSKTDF, encoded by the coding sequence ATGAAAGAAAACGAAAAAGCAAAAATCAAACTCCTCAGCGACCGTTTAGACTTTATTCGTCACAAGATGGCAAGCCTCTCGTTATCAGACGAAGCGGAAAAATATGCAGAGTTTGAAAAAGAAAAAACAGAACTGGAAACTGAAATCGCTCGTCTGAAAGCAGTACGTAACAATAAACTCAGTAAAGAAGCCCAGAAATTAGAGAGTATGCCATTCAAACGCCTCATCACTAAGAAAGAACAAGCTGATATTGGCAAGCTGAAGAAAGCCGTACGAGGATTGATAATTGTCCATCCAATGACAGCATTAGGGCGCGAAATGGAGCTAGAGGGAATGACCGGTTTTTCTAAGACTGATTTCTAG